From the genome of Bombus huntii isolate Logan2020A chromosome 14, iyBomHunt1.1, whole genome shotgun sequence, one region includes:
- the LOC126873303 gene encoding DNA-directed RNA polymerase III subunit RPC5 isoform X3: protein MCSTSKMENENDPVVKEIPVFLSKTLADKLFIFQYPVRPSGEGYDNTTFLKTSIKPENQEVLIEVAIDTHSVNYDQSKGEQIAINADGDTSIDQEDDEKAFDSNLMDKTILQSSRALPNCSNYGIGIFQDGELHITPLKGIIQLRPEFNYLDKSDKRIRDDAKNMGEDCEEEDEGPKQVNVTFARQKPEFMKKIQEQSFQHYTKKSLEERWIRTNYVPVNGAQAELTRLEMFCSATDETVNTLNISTEQYLDLLAPRIKDESKSDIANPTTSLNYIRTLPLLDQVKILMKDAKVISFAQLKLILSPDQETTAVLKYLQQVAVLVQGNWVVSSELVYPKDSISSHNGIPAELMCRARDYVLLSFTEHEFLDRKTISSVIKLPADEIKEIFTNLAVHEPKKGWHLVIPPTKEFIERYPEIAQRQEMFWEAKRKHLREAMEVHNQIPQRQRRKSNRESIGSENEERNVGRGRKTLRDSSISDNDSF, encoded by the exons ATGTGTAGTACTAGTAAGATGGAAAATGAGAATGACCCAGTGGTTAAAGAG ATTCCAGTGTTTCTTTCAAAAACACTCGcagataaattatttatttttcaatatcccGTCCGTCCTTCTGGGGAAGGTTATGACAATACCACTTTCTTAAAAACTTCAATAAAGCCAGAGAATCAAGAAGTGCTCATAGAAGTAGCAATAGATACACATAGTGTCAATTATGATCAAAGTAAAGGCGAACAAATTGCAATAAATGCTGACGGGGATACAAGTATTGATCAAGAAGATGATGAAAAGGCATTTGACAG taATCTTATGgataaaacaatattacagtCTTCTCGTGCATTACCAAACTGTTCTAATTATGGAATTGGTATTTTCCAAGATGGAGAATTACATATAACACCATTAAAAGGGATAATTCAGTTGCGCCCAGAGTTTAACTATCTAGATAAAAGTGATAAACGTATAAGAGATGATGCCAAAAATATGGGTGAAG attgtGAAGAGGAAGACGAAGGTCCAAAACAAGTCAATGTAACCTTTGCTAGACAAAAGCCTGagtttatgaaaaaaatacaagAGCAATCTTTTCAGCATTATACCAAAAAAAGTTTAGAAGAAAGATGGATTCGTACAAATTATGTTCCAGTAAATGGCGCTCAGGCAGAg cTTACACGTTTAGAAATGTTTTGTTCTGCTACTGATGAAACTGTAAATACATTGAATATATCAACTGAACAATATTTAGATCTGTTAGCACCACGAATAAAAGATGAATCGAAATCAGATATTGCTAATCCAACTACATCTCTCAATTATATTAGAACTTTACCTCTTCTTGATCAAGTTAAAATACTCATGAAAGATG cCAAAGTAATATCCTTTGCACAGTTGAAGTTAATTTTATCACCAGATCAGGAAACAACAgctgttttaaaatatttgcaacAGGTAGCAGTTTTAGTACAGGGAAATTGGGTCGTAAGTAGTGAACTTGTGTATCCAAAGGATAGTATATCATCACACAATGGTATTCCTGCTGAACTTATGTGTAGAGCTAGGGATTATGTC TTATTGTCATTTACGGAACACGAATTCCTAGACCGAAAAACAATTTCATCTGTTATTAAATTGCCTGCtgatgaaattaaagaaatatttacaaatttagcAGTACACGAACCTAAGAAAGGATGGCATTTAGTCATTCCACCTACtaaagaatttattgaaaG GTATCCTGAAATTGCACAAAGACAAGAAATGTTTTGGGAAGCAAAACGAAAACATCTCCGTGAAGCTATGGAAGTTCACAATCAAATTCCACAACGTCAAAGACGGAAATCAAACAGAGAATCTATTGGATCtgaaaatgaagaaaggaaCGTGGGACGCGGACGGAAAACGTTAAGAGATTCTTCAATATCCGATAATGATAGT TTTTGA
- the LOC126873300 gene encoding vacuolar protein sorting-associated protein 18 homolog isoform X1 translates to MTSMFDQYEQASQRSKQVYTPPIRPDISTAGFIQMKFLDDGPIFIKQKVNFLPPDKILHLVVNNNIIVIAMANNLLLRIDMKHPDSPEEIDISKYAMNMEMSRMFLDPLGNHLLISLVPKSQDPPNPPPELFYLHRKTTKLKQAGKFKGHEITAIGWNFSNSSETTTGPILLGTSKGLIFETEIGLDGDKIFNTSLEQYWRQLPNYLPLYGAKEVEGLVFDIGKDSKPPITGLEFHKIPNTDKYVIIVTTLMRIYQYIGAVQNPEEKPLLQQIFNKYLNVQESFNEVINNLPYSKIQFYYPSLGILPKSFGWLTEPGIFYAQIDPKIDPKSVLTNQQMLICPEASLMGINTSQTSTPPLSFVLTEFHALLLYTDRVKGMSLLNQDLIFEDIYNDAVGGLLNITKDYATRSIWAYSERAVFKYKVNKEDRNVWQIYVDKGEFELAKQYCKDNPAHIDQVLVKQAEMLFKNKEYEKSALIYADTHSSFEVISLKFLQEWQIDALKTFLKKKLEGLKTQDKTQITMIVVWVIELFMNQMGVLRSNNTSYLHDPQYLELQKQFDSFLAIPKVEECIKRNRSTIYDLMASHGDKDNLIRLTIMHCNYEEVIRQHLYKNNYLDALEVLKSQNNKELFYQFAGILLQELPRPAMTALISQGSLLKPSKLLPALVSCNSDEKHAKEVIRYLEFCVYKQSCQEQAIHNFLLSLYARYKRDEVMRYISSQGQDINMVHYDVHYALRLCQEVGLTEACVQLSALLGLWTTAVDLALTINVDLAKQIAAMPSDHDDELRKKLWLKIAEHVVREKDDIQQAMEFLQHCDIVRIEDILPFFSDFVTIDHFKDAICNSLQEYNQHIQDLKEEMQEATKAAELIRKDIQEFRTRCTFINTKDTCNTCGVQLLLRPFYVFPCGHRFHSDCLVAALTPMLSMDQRTKLADLQRQLTALSNRPEDTRSVRSVSLSTKDQIKADIDDLIASECLYCGELMIESIDKPFIEEEDYERVMKEWI, encoded by the exons ATGACATCAATGTTTGATCAGTATGAACAAGCATCTCAAAGATCAAAACAAGTATATACACCACCAATTCGTCCAGATATA AGTACTGCTGGATTTATCCAAATGAAATTTCTAGATGATGGcccaatttttattaaacaaaaagTTAACTTTTTACCACCGGACAAAATTTTACATCTTGTTGTTAACAATAATATCATTGTTATTGCCATGGCTAATAATCTCCTCTTACGTATTGACATGAAACATCCAGATTCACCTGAAG AGATTGATATATCTAAATATGCAATGAATATGGAAATGTCAAGAATGTTCCTTGATCCTTTAGGTAATCACTTGTTGATATCTCTAGTTCCAAAATCTCAAGATCCTCCTAACCCTCCCcctgaattattttatttacacagaAAAACAACAAAATTAAAACAG GCAGGTAAATTCAAAGGACATGAGATTACTGCCATTGGATGGAACTTTTCAAATTCTTCCGAAACTACTACAGGTCCAATTCTCTTAGGAACTTCAAAAGGCCTCATTTTTGAAACAGAAATTGGTTTAGATggtgataaaatatttaatacaagcCTGGAACAATATTGGCGTCag CTTCCTAACTATTTACCTCTTTATGGTGCTAAAGAGGTAGAAGGATTG gtatttGATATAGGGAAAGATAGTAAACCACCAATTACTGGTTTGGAGTTTCATAAAATACCAAATACTGACAAATATGTGATTATTGTTACTACTCTTATGCGAATTTATCAATATATTGGAGCAGTACAAAATCCAGAAGAAAAACCTTtattacaacaaatttttaacaaatatttaaatgtacaAG AGAGCTTCAATgaagtaataaataatttgccttattctaaaattcaattttattatcctTCACTTGGTATATTACCAAAATCGTTTGGTTGGTTAACCGAACCTGGTATATTTTATGCTCAG ATTGATCCAAAAATAGATCCAAAAAGTGTGTTAACAAATCAACAAATGTTAATTTGTCCTGAGGCAAGTCTAATGGGGATCAATACCTCACAAACAAGTACTCCACCATTATCTTTTGTTTTAACAGAATTTCATGccttattactttatacagaCCGTGTGAAAGGCATGTCGCTTTTGAATCAGGATTTGATATTCGAAGACATTTATAATGAT gCAGTGGGAGGATTACTTAATATTACTAAAGATTATGCAACACGTTCTATATGGGCTTATAGTGAAAGAGcagtatttaaatataaagttaATAAAGAAGATAGAAATGTTTGGCAG atcTACGTTGATAAAGGTGAATTTGAACTTGCGAAACAATATTGTAAAGATAATCCAGCACATATAGATCAAGTGCTTGTAAAGCAAGCAGAAATGCTTTTTAAGAATAAGGAATATGAAAAAAGTGCTCTCATCTATGCAGATACTCATTCGTCATTTGAAGTAATTTCCTTAAAATTTCTACAGGAATGGCAAATAGACGCTTTAAAGACATTTCTTAAAAAG AAACTTGAAGGATTAAAAACACAAGATAAAACGCAAATAACCATGATTGTTGTATGGGTAATTGAACTATTTATGAATCAAATGGGTGTATTACGGAGTAACAATACATCATATTTACATGATCCACAATATCTAGAATTACAAAAACAATTTGATAGCTTTCTTGCAATACCAAAAGTTGAG gaatgtataaaaagaaatcgtaGCACTATATATGATTTAATGGCAAGTCATGGTGATAAAGACAATCTTATTCGTTTAACTATAATGCATTGCAACTATGAAGAAGTGATACGTCagcatttatataaaaataattatttagatGCTCTTGAAGTTCTGAAAAGCCAAAATAATAAAGAGCTATTTTATCAGTTTGCTGGTATTCTTTTACAAGAATTACCACGTCCTGCAATGACTGCTCTAATATCACAGGGATCTTTATTAAAGCCATCTAAGCTTCTACCAGCTTTAGTATCTTGTAATAGTGATGAAAAACat GCAAAAGAAGTAATCAGATACTTAGAATTTTGCGTTTATAAACAAAGTTGTCAAGAACAGGCAATTCACAATTTTCTATTATCTTTATATGCTCGTTATAAACGAGATGAAGTAATGCGTTATATTAGCTCGCAAG GTCAAGATATAAATATGGTACATTATGATGTGCATTATGCATTACGATTGTGCCAAGAGGTTGGCTTAACAGAAGCTTGTGTACAGTTGTCTGCTTTGCTTGGGTTGTGGACAACAGCAGTTGATTTAGCTTTAACAATTAATGTTGATCTTGCTAAACAAATAGCTGCTATGCCCTCCGATCATGATGATGAATTAAGGAAAAAGTTATGGTTGAAAATTG CTGAACACGTAGTTCGAGAGAAAGATGACATACAGCAAGCAATGGAATTTTTGCAGCATTGCGATATAGTCAGAATAGAAGATATATTACCTTTCTTTTCAGATTTTGTTACTATAGATCACTTTAAGGATGCGATTTGCAATTCATTGCag GAATATAACCAACATATTCAAgatttaaaagaagaaatgcAAGAAGCAACAAAAGCAGCAGAACTTATTAGGAAAGATATACAAGAGTTCAGAACGAg gtgcacatttataaatacaaaagATACATGTAATACTTGTGGTGTTCAATTATTACTACGACctttttatgtatttccatGTGGACACAGATTTCATAGTGATTGCCTTGTAGCTGCATTAACACCTATGTTGTCAATGGATCAGAGAACGAAGCTAGCTGATCTTCAAAGACAACTCACTGCTCTTTCAAATAGACCTGAAGATACTAGATCAGTCAGATCTGTATCTTTATCTACAAAAGATCAAATCAAGGCTGACATTGATGACTTAATAGCATCTGAATGTTTATATTGTGGAGAACTAATGATAGA GTCTATAGATAAACCATTTATTGAAGAAGAGGACTATGAGAGAGTGATGAAAGAATGGATATGa
- the LOC126873300 gene encoding vacuolar protein sorting-associated protein 18 homolog isoform X2 yields MTSMFDQYEQASQRSKQVYTPPIRPDISTAGFIQMKFLDDGPIFIKQKVNFLPPDKILHLVVNNNIIVIAMANNLLLRIDMKHPDSPEEIDISKYAMNMEMSRMFLDPLGNHLLISLVPKSQDPPNPPPELFYLHRKTTKLKQAGKFKGHEITAIGWNFSNSSETTTGPILLGTSKGLIFETEIGLDGDKIFNTSLEQYWRQVFDIGKDSKPPITGLEFHKIPNTDKYVIIVTTLMRIYQYIGAVQNPEEKPLLQQIFNKYLNVQESFNEVINNLPYSKIQFYYPSLGILPKSFGWLTEPGIFYAQIDPKIDPKSVLTNQQMLICPEASLMGINTSQTSTPPLSFVLTEFHALLLYTDRVKGMSLLNQDLIFEDIYNDAVGGLLNITKDYATRSIWAYSERAVFKYKVNKEDRNVWQIYVDKGEFELAKQYCKDNPAHIDQVLVKQAEMLFKNKEYEKSALIYADTHSSFEVISLKFLQEWQIDALKTFLKKKLEGLKTQDKTQITMIVVWVIELFMNQMGVLRSNNTSYLHDPQYLELQKQFDSFLAIPKVEECIKRNRSTIYDLMASHGDKDNLIRLTIMHCNYEEVIRQHLYKNNYLDALEVLKSQNNKELFYQFAGILLQELPRPAMTALISQGSLLKPSKLLPALVSCNSDEKHAKEVIRYLEFCVYKQSCQEQAIHNFLLSLYARYKRDEVMRYISSQGQDINMVHYDVHYALRLCQEVGLTEACVQLSALLGLWTTAVDLALTINVDLAKQIAAMPSDHDDELRKKLWLKIAEHVVREKDDIQQAMEFLQHCDIVRIEDILPFFSDFVTIDHFKDAICNSLQEYNQHIQDLKEEMQEATKAAELIRKDIQEFRTRCTFINTKDTCNTCGVQLLLRPFYVFPCGHRFHSDCLVAALTPMLSMDQRTKLADLQRQLTALSNRPEDTRSVRSVSLSTKDQIKADIDDLIASECLYCGELMIESIDKPFIEEEDYERVMKEWI; encoded by the exons ATGACATCAATGTTTGATCAGTATGAACAAGCATCTCAAAGATCAAAACAAGTATATACACCACCAATTCGTCCAGATATA AGTACTGCTGGATTTATCCAAATGAAATTTCTAGATGATGGcccaatttttattaaacaaaaagTTAACTTTTTACCACCGGACAAAATTTTACATCTTGTTGTTAACAATAATATCATTGTTATTGCCATGGCTAATAATCTCCTCTTACGTATTGACATGAAACATCCAGATTCACCTGAAG AGATTGATATATCTAAATATGCAATGAATATGGAAATGTCAAGAATGTTCCTTGATCCTTTAGGTAATCACTTGTTGATATCTCTAGTTCCAAAATCTCAAGATCCTCCTAACCCTCCCcctgaattattttatttacacagaAAAACAACAAAATTAAAACAG GCAGGTAAATTCAAAGGACATGAGATTACTGCCATTGGATGGAACTTTTCAAATTCTTCCGAAACTACTACAGGTCCAATTCTCTTAGGAACTTCAAAAGGCCTCATTTTTGAAACAGAAATTGGTTTAGATggtgataaaatatttaatacaagcCTGGAACAATATTGGCGTCag gtatttGATATAGGGAAAGATAGTAAACCACCAATTACTGGTTTGGAGTTTCATAAAATACCAAATACTGACAAATATGTGATTATTGTTACTACTCTTATGCGAATTTATCAATATATTGGAGCAGTACAAAATCCAGAAGAAAAACCTTtattacaacaaatttttaacaaatatttaaatgtacaAG AGAGCTTCAATgaagtaataaataatttgccttattctaaaattcaattttattatcctTCACTTGGTATATTACCAAAATCGTTTGGTTGGTTAACCGAACCTGGTATATTTTATGCTCAG ATTGATCCAAAAATAGATCCAAAAAGTGTGTTAACAAATCAACAAATGTTAATTTGTCCTGAGGCAAGTCTAATGGGGATCAATACCTCACAAACAAGTACTCCACCATTATCTTTTGTTTTAACAGAATTTCATGccttattactttatacagaCCGTGTGAAAGGCATGTCGCTTTTGAATCAGGATTTGATATTCGAAGACATTTATAATGAT gCAGTGGGAGGATTACTTAATATTACTAAAGATTATGCAACACGTTCTATATGGGCTTATAGTGAAAGAGcagtatttaaatataaagttaATAAAGAAGATAGAAATGTTTGGCAG atcTACGTTGATAAAGGTGAATTTGAACTTGCGAAACAATATTGTAAAGATAATCCAGCACATATAGATCAAGTGCTTGTAAAGCAAGCAGAAATGCTTTTTAAGAATAAGGAATATGAAAAAAGTGCTCTCATCTATGCAGATACTCATTCGTCATTTGAAGTAATTTCCTTAAAATTTCTACAGGAATGGCAAATAGACGCTTTAAAGACATTTCTTAAAAAG AAACTTGAAGGATTAAAAACACAAGATAAAACGCAAATAACCATGATTGTTGTATGGGTAATTGAACTATTTATGAATCAAATGGGTGTATTACGGAGTAACAATACATCATATTTACATGATCCACAATATCTAGAATTACAAAAACAATTTGATAGCTTTCTTGCAATACCAAAAGTTGAG gaatgtataaaaagaaatcgtaGCACTATATATGATTTAATGGCAAGTCATGGTGATAAAGACAATCTTATTCGTTTAACTATAATGCATTGCAACTATGAAGAAGTGATACGTCagcatttatataaaaataattatttagatGCTCTTGAAGTTCTGAAAAGCCAAAATAATAAAGAGCTATTTTATCAGTTTGCTGGTATTCTTTTACAAGAATTACCACGTCCTGCAATGACTGCTCTAATATCACAGGGATCTTTATTAAAGCCATCTAAGCTTCTACCAGCTTTAGTATCTTGTAATAGTGATGAAAAACat GCAAAAGAAGTAATCAGATACTTAGAATTTTGCGTTTATAAACAAAGTTGTCAAGAACAGGCAATTCACAATTTTCTATTATCTTTATATGCTCGTTATAAACGAGATGAAGTAATGCGTTATATTAGCTCGCAAG GTCAAGATATAAATATGGTACATTATGATGTGCATTATGCATTACGATTGTGCCAAGAGGTTGGCTTAACAGAAGCTTGTGTACAGTTGTCTGCTTTGCTTGGGTTGTGGACAACAGCAGTTGATTTAGCTTTAACAATTAATGTTGATCTTGCTAAACAAATAGCTGCTATGCCCTCCGATCATGATGATGAATTAAGGAAAAAGTTATGGTTGAAAATTG CTGAACACGTAGTTCGAGAGAAAGATGACATACAGCAAGCAATGGAATTTTTGCAGCATTGCGATATAGTCAGAATAGAAGATATATTACCTTTCTTTTCAGATTTTGTTACTATAGATCACTTTAAGGATGCGATTTGCAATTCATTGCag GAATATAACCAACATATTCAAgatttaaaagaagaaatgcAAGAAGCAACAAAAGCAGCAGAACTTATTAGGAAAGATATACAAGAGTTCAGAACGAg gtgcacatttataaatacaaaagATACATGTAATACTTGTGGTGTTCAATTATTACTACGACctttttatgtatttccatGTGGACACAGATTTCATAGTGATTGCCTTGTAGCTGCATTAACACCTATGTTGTCAATGGATCAGAGAACGAAGCTAGCTGATCTTCAAAGACAACTCACTGCTCTTTCAAATAGACCTGAAGATACTAGATCAGTCAGATCTGTATCTTTATCTACAAAAGATCAAATCAAGGCTGACATTGATGACTTAATAGCATCTGAATGTTTATATTGTGGAGAACTAATGATAGA GTCTATAGATAAACCATTTATTGAAGAAGAGGACTATGAGAGAGTGATGAAAGAATGGATATGa
- the LOC126873303 gene encoding DNA-directed RNA polymerase III subunit RPC5 isoform X1, producing MCSTSKMENENDPVVKEIPVFLSKTLADKLFIFQYPVRPSGEGYDNTTFLKTSIKPENQEVLIEVAIDTHSVNYDQSKGEQIAINADGDTSIDQEDDEKAFDSNLMDKTILQSSRALPNCSNYGIGIFQDGELHITPLKGIIQLRPEFNYLDKSDKRIRDDAKNMGEDCEEEDEGPKQVNVTFARQKPEFMKKIQEQSFQHYTKKSLEERWIRTNYVPVNGAQAELTRLEMFCSATDETVNTLNISTEQYLDLLAPRIKDESKSDIANPTTSLNYIRTLPLLDQVKILMKDAKVISFAQLKLILSPDQETTAVLKYLQQVAVLVQGNWVVSSELVYPKDSISSHNGIPAELMCRARDYVLLSFTEHEFLDRKTISSVIKLPADEIKEIFTNLAVHEPKKGWHLVIPPTKEFIERYPEIAQRQEMFWEAKRKHLREAMEVHNQIPQRQRRKSNRESIGSENEERNVGRGRKTLRDSSISDNDSVMEPVKHKKAIRSRKASETT from the exons ATGTGTAGTACTAGTAAGATGGAAAATGAGAATGACCCAGTGGTTAAAGAG ATTCCAGTGTTTCTTTCAAAAACACTCGcagataaattatttatttttcaatatcccGTCCGTCCTTCTGGGGAAGGTTATGACAATACCACTTTCTTAAAAACTTCAATAAAGCCAGAGAATCAAGAAGTGCTCATAGAAGTAGCAATAGATACACATAGTGTCAATTATGATCAAAGTAAAGGCGAACAAATTGCAATAAATGCTGACGGGGATACAAGTATTGATCAAGAAGATGATGAAAAGGCATTTGACAG taATCTTATGgataaaacaatattacagtCTTCTCGTGCATTACCAAACTGTTCTAATTATGGAATTGGTATTTTCCAAGATGGAGAATTACATATAACACCATTAAAAGGGATAATTCAGTTGCGCCCAGAGTTTAACTATCTAGATAAAAGTGATAAACGTATAAGAGATGATGCCAAAAATATGGGTGAAG attgtGAAGAGGAAGACGAAGGTCCAAAACAAGTCAATGTAACCTTTGCTAGACAAAAGCCTGagtttatgaaaaaaatacaagAGCAATCTTTTCAGCATTATACCAAAAAAAGTTTAGAAGAAAGATGGATTCGTACAAATTATGTTCCAGTAAATGGCGCTCAGGCAGAg cTTACACGTTTAGAAATGTTTTGTTCTGCTACTGATGAAACTGTAAATACATTGAATATATCAACTGAACAATATTTAGATCTGTTAGCACCACGAATAAAAGATGAATCGAAATCAGATATTGCTAATCCAACTACATCTCTCAATTATATTAGAACTTTACCTCTTCTTGATCAAGTTAAAATACTCATGAAAGATG cCAAAGTAATATCCTTTGCACAGTTGAAGTTAATTTTATCACCAGATCAGGAAACAACAgctgttttaaaatatttgcaacAGGTAGCAGTTTTAGTACAGGGAAATTGGGTCGTAAGTAGTGAACTTGTGTATCCAAAGGATAGTATATCATCACACAATGGTATTCCTGCTGAACTTATGTGTAGAGCTAGGGATTATGTC TTATTGTCATTTACGGAACACGAATTCCTAGACCGAAAAACAATTTCATCTGTTATTAAATTGCCTGCtgatgaaattaaagaaatatttacaaatttagcAGTACACGAACCTAAGAAAGGATGGCATTTAGTCATTCCACCTACtaaagaatttattgaaaG GTATCCTGAAATTGCACAAAGACAAGAAATGTTTTGGGAAGCAAAACGAAAACATCTCCGTGAAGCTATGGAAGTTCACAATCAAATTCCACAACGTCAAAGACGGAAATCAAACAGAGAATCTATTGGATCtgaaaatgaagaaaggaaCGTGGGACGCGGACGGAAAACGTTAAGAGATTCTTCAATATCCGATAATGATAGTGTAATGGAACCAGTAAAACATAAAAAAGCTATTCGATCCCGCAAAGCATCTGAAACCACGTGA
- the LOC126873303 gene encoding DNA-directed RNA polymerase III subunit RPC5 isoform X2, whose translation MCSTSKMENENDPVVKEIPVFLSKTLADKLFIFQYPVRPSGEGYDNTTFLKTSIKPENQEVLIEVAIDTHSVNYDQSKGEQIAINADGDTSIDQEDDEKAFDSNLMDKTILQSSRALPNCSNYGIGIFQDGELHITPLKGIIQLRPEFNYLDKSDKRIRDDAKNMGEDCEEEDEGPKQVNVTFARQKPEFMKKIQEQSFQHYTKKSLEERWIRTNYVPVNGAQAELTRLEMFCSATDETVNTLNISTEQYLDLLAPRIKDESKSDIANPTTSLNYIRTLPLLDQVKILMKDAKVISFAQLKLILSPDQETTAVLKYLQQVAVLVQGNWVVSSELVYPKDSISSHNGIPAELMCRARDYVLLSFTEHEFLDRKTISSVIKLPADEIKEIFTNLAVHEPKKGWHLVIPPTKEFIERYPEIAQRQEMFWEAKRKHLREAMEVHNQIPQRQRRKSNRESIGSENEERNVGRGRKTLRDSSISDNDSVF comes from the exons ATGTGTAGTACTAGTAAGATGGAAAATGAGAATGACCCAGTGGTTAAAGAG ATTCCAGTGTTTCTTTCAAAAACACTCGcagataaattatttatttttcaatatcccGTCCGTCCTTCTGGGGAAGGTTATGACAATACCACTTTCTTAAAAACTTCAATAAAGCCAGAGAATCAAGAAGTGCTCATAGAAGTAGCAATAGATACACATAGTGTCAATTATGATCAAAGTAAAGGCGAACAAATTGCAATAAATGCTGACGGGGATACAAGTATTGATCAAGAAGATGATGAAAAGGCATTTGACAG taATCTTATGgataaaacaatattacagtCTTCTCGTGCATTACCAAACTGTTCTAATTATGGAATTGGTATTTTCCAAGATGGAGAATTACATATAACACCATTAAAAGGGATAATTCAGTTGCGCCCAGAGTTTAACTATCTAGATAAAAGTGATAAACGTATAAGAGATGATGCCAAAAATATGGGTGAAG attgtGAAGAGGAAGACGAAGGTCCAAAACAAGTCAATGTAACCTTTGCTAGACAAAAGCCTGagtttatgaaaaaaatacaagAGCAATCTTTTCAGCATTATACCAAAAAAAGTTTAGAAGAAAGATGGATTCGTACAAATTATGTTCCAGTAAATGGCGCTCAGGCAGAg cTTACACGTTTAGAAATGTTTTGTTCTGCTACTGATGAAACTGTAAATACATTGAATATATCAACTGAACAATATTTAGATCTGTTAGCACCACGAATAAAAGATGAATCGAAATCAGATATTGCTAATCCAACTACATCTCTCAATTATATTAGAACTTTACCTCTTCTTGATCAAGTTAAAATACTCATGAAAGATG cCAAAGTAATATCCTTTGCACAGTTGAAGTTAATTTTATCACCAGATCAGGAAACAACAgctgttttaaaatatttgcaacAGGTAGCAGTTTTAGTACAGGGAAATTGGGTCGTAAGTAGTGAACTTGTGTATCCAAAGGATAGTATATCATCACACAATGGTATTCCTGCTGAACTTATGTGTAGAGCTAGGGATTATGTC TTATTGTCATTTACGGAACACGAATTCCTAGACCGAAAAACAATTTCATCTGTTATTAAATTGCCTGCtgatgaaattaaagaaatatttacaaatttagcAGTACACGAACCTAAGAAAGGATGGCATTTAGTCATTCCACCTACtaaagaatttattgaaaG GTATCCTGAAATTGCACAAAGACAAGAAATGTTTTGGGAAGCAAAACGAAAACATCTCCGTGAAGCTATGGAAGTTCACAATCAAATTCCACAACGTCAAAGACGGAAATCAAACAGAGAATCTATTGGATCtgaaaatgaagaaaggaaCGTGGGACGCGGACGGAAAACGTTAAGAGATTCTTCAATATCCGATAATGATAGT GTGTTTTAG